The sequence TCAGCCGGGGCGCGGGCCGGGAAGTTGATGTTCATAGCGCAGTCGGTCGGCCAGCCGCTTTCGAGCAATTGCCTGACCACGCCGGGGCCATACTGGCGGGCGGTTTCCCAGTGGGTGTCACTGCCTTTATGGTAGGCCTGCGACAGGGCAATGGCAGGGATGTTCAGCAGGGTGGCAGTCAGGGCGCCGCCGATCGTGCCGGAATAGGCCACCGAGTCACTGATGTTGGCGCCGTTGTTGACGCCGGATAGCACCAGATCCGGTGGTTCTGGCATTAGCTCGCTGACCCCGAGCATCACGCAGTCGCTGGGAGTGCCGCTGACACTGAAGCGCCGTTCGCCAAAGTGATGCACGCGCAGTGGTTGGTGTAGCGAGATCGACATGGAGACACCACTCTGGTCGAGGTCCGGTGAAACGATCCAGACTTCCTCGGCGATTTCATGAGCGATATCTTCCAGCACCTTGAGGCCGGGTTCACGCCAACCGTCGTCATTGGTCAGCAGTACTCGCTTGATTGGTTTACTCATACAACCCTCAACAGTGTTCAGCCCTTCTGGGCGATTTCCCAGCCGATATCAGCCAGCAGACTGGCGCGCTTGCCGACTTCCAGTGCATCGGCGTTGCTGGCATTGCCTTGCAGGGCGCGGTGATAGACACCCTGGACAATAGCTGCCAAACGAAACAGCGAGAAGGCCAGAAAGAAGTTCCAGTCCGGCACGCTGCTGCGGCCAGTGAACTCGCAGTACCAGTCCAGAACCTGCTGTTCCTCGGGCACATTGTGGGCTTTGAGATCCAGACCCTTGAGCCCGCGCATGCCTTCAAGCGCCGCCGACTGGTGATAGGGCAGGCAACAATAGGCCAGATCAGACAGCGGATGCCCGAGGGTTGCCAGCTCCCAGTCGAGAATCGCCACCACCTGCGGTTCGCTCGGATGCAGAATCAGGTTGCCGATGCGGAAGTCGCCATGGGCGATGGTGGTGAAGTCATCCTTGGGTGCATGCTCGGGCAGCCAGGCCATCAGTGCATCCATCGACGGCATGTCGCCAGTACGGCTGGCTTCGAACTGACCGCCCCAACGTTTGATCTGGCGCGCCACGTAGCCTTCGGGCTTGCCGTAGCCTTCAAGGCCCACCGCGCGCCAGTCGACATTGTGCAGCTTGGCCATAGTCTCGATCATCGAGCGGTGGATTGGCAGCCGTTGCTCAATGGCGACTTTCTCCAGCAACGGGTGCGAATACACCCGACCCTCGACGTGATCCATGATGTAGAAATTGGTGCCGATCACCTCGGGGTCTTCGCACAGCAGTCGGGCCTTGGGTACCGGGACGCCAGTTTCACCCAGAGCGTTGATCACCTGATATTCGCGCTCGACCATGTGTGCCGAGGGCAGCAGCTTGCCCGGCGGCTTCTTGCGCAGCACGTAGCGCTTCTCACCAATCTGCAACTGGAAGGTCGGGTTGGACTGGCCACCCTGGAACTGCTTGATACCGATGCCTTTTTCCACGTCGGGCAGACGGCCCTTGAGGTAAGCAGCCAGCTTGGCTTCATCGAAGCGATGGGCGGGCAGTACGTCGATCAGGGTGGCTTCGCTCATGTAGAAGGTCCCATTTTCTTGGAGGTTGTTAGGGAATCTCTGGGTATGCTTTCTGTGTCATTGCGAGGGCTGCAGGCCCGTGGCAATCCATGCGTGGGACTGTGGATTGTCACGTTGGCGGATGGCCGCCCCTGCTCCTCGCAATGACGGGGGTTCAGATGTCCCTCAGGCGATGGTATCACCACCATCGGCGACAATGGTCTGGCCGGTGACGTAAGCACCAGCCGCCGAGGCCAGAAACAATGCCACCCCGGCGATATCAACCGGTTCGCCAACCCGGCGCAGCGGCAGCTTTTCCTCGACCTTGCGCAACCGGTCGGGATCTTCCAGCAGCGCCTGGGCGAAGTCGGTTCGGATCAGGCCGGGCGCAATGCTGTTGACCCGAATACCCTTGGGACCCCATTCCAGCGACAGGTTGCGCGCCAGCCCGGCTTCAGCGGCCTTGGACATGCCATACACACCGATATTGGCACTGGCCCGCAGGCCGGCGATGCTCGACAGCAATACGATGGAACCGCCGCCTTGTTCGACCATGTGCGGGATGACCATATTGCACAGCCAGAAAGTACCCTTGACGTTGGTGCCCATGATCTTGTCAAAGGCCTCGTCGCTGACTTGGTGGGTCGGGCCATAGACCGGGTTGGTCGCGGCGTTGCAGACCAGGATGTCGATTTTGCCGAAGGCTTGCAGGGTCTTGTCGACCAGGTTCTGCAACTGCGCCTTGTCGCCGACATGACAGGCCACCGGCAGGGCGTCGAAACCCTGAGCCTGAAGCTCGCCGGCGACCTGTTCACAGGCATCGGCCTTGCGGCTGGAAATGACTACTTTGGCGCCGGCCTTGGCATATTCCTCGGCAATCGCCTTGCCAATGCCCTTGGTCGAGCCGGTGATGATGGCGACCTTGCCGGTCAGGTCAAACAGTTTACTCATGCTGCTCTCCTATGGATTGCCACGTCGCTGCGCGACTCGCAATGACGAGGGGGTGGATGGGCCTTGTCGACTCCACCACACCACCGTCATCGCGAGGGCCGTAGGCCCGTGGCGATCCAGTTGTTTTACAGATACTGCCCCATTTCCAGCTTGGCGATGGTGCCCAGGTGTACTTCGTCCGGGCCGTCGGCCAGGCGCAGGGTACGGGCCTTGGCGTAGGCGGAGGCGAGGAAGCTGTCCTGGCAAACGCCCTTGGCGCCGTGTACCTGAATGGCACGGTCAATCACGTTGCAGGCCATAGTCGGTGCGACGGCTTTGATCATGGCGATCTGCTGGCGGGCGACCTTGTTGCCGTACAGGTCCATGCTGCGAGCAGCGTGCAGGGTCAGCAGGCGGGCCTGGTCGATTTCGCAACGTGATTTGGCGATGGCTTCGGCGGTGCTGCCGTGCTTGTACAGCGGCTTGCCGAAAGCGACGCGCTCGGCGGCGCGGCGGCACATGGCTTCCAGTGCGCGCTCGGCAATACCGATGCTGCGCATGCAGTGGTGAATACGGCCTGGCCCGAGGCGACCCTGGGCAATCTCAAAGCCGCGGCCTTCGCCGAGCAGCATGTTGGAAGCCGGAACGCGGACGTTGTCGTAAATGATTTCGGCATGGCCGTGTGGCGCATGGTCGTAACCGAATACATGCAGGTCACGCACAATGGTCACGCCGGGGCTGTCGAGCGGCACCAGAATCATGCTCTGTTGCAGGTGCTTGGGCGCGTTCGGGTCGGTCTTGCCCATGACGATGGCGATCTTGCAGTGTTCATTCAGAGCGCCGGAGGACCACCACTTGGTGCCGTTGATCACATACTCGTCGCCTTCACGGCGAATTTCGCACTGGATATTGGTGGCGTCGGAGGAGGCGACATCGGGTTCGGTCATGGAGAAGCAGGAACGGATTTCACCAGCCAGCAGAGGCTTGAGCCACTGTTCTTTCTGCGCCTCGTTACCGTAGCGCTCGATGGTTTCCATGTTGCCGGTGTCCGGCGCGCTGCAGTTGAAGACTTCACCGGCGAAGGACACGCGACCCATGATTTCACACAGGTGGGCGTATTCTTCATTATTCAGTCCGGCGCCACGCTCGGAGTGCGGCAGGAACAGGTTCCACAAACCCTGGCTGCGGGCTTTCTTTTTCAGTTCTTCAAGGATCGGCGGGTGGCCCCACTTGTTCAGTTTGACCTGCTCGTAGAACAGAGCTTCGTTAGGGTAAATGTGCTCATCCATAAAGGCGTTGAGCTGGTCCTTGAGTTCCTGCACGCGGGGGCTGAGTTCGAACATGGTGGTTCCTTGCTGGAGTTGGTTGAGCCGGGCGGCCAGCCGGGGCTGACCGATGAGCTGACCATACAGTCATCCTCCGGGGCGGAGAACCAAGTCCCGGCGGTGGAATGCATGCTCATAAGCAAATGTAATGGTAGTGAGGTACTACTATAGGCGTCAGCGAGATTCGCGCCTGCGCTCAACGCCAGCGTGCCAGATCCTCGGGGTCGTCAAGATCCCACAATGTAGGCCCGAGCCACAGGCTCA is a genomic window of Halopseudomonas phragmitis containing:
- a CDS encoding phosphotransferase; the protein is MSEATLIDVLPAHRFDEAKLAAYLKGRLPDVEKGIGIKQFQGGQSNPTFQLQIGEKRYVLRKKPPGKLLPSAHMVEREYQVINALGETGVPVPKARLLCEDPEVIGTNFYIMDHVEGRVYSHPLLEKVAIEQRLPIHRSMIETMAKLHNVDWRAVGLEGYGKPEGYVARQIKRWGGQFEASRTGDMPSMDALMAWLPEHAPKDDFTTIAHGDFRIGNLILHPSEPQVVAILDWELATLGHPLSDLAYCCLPYHQSAALEGMRGLKGLDLKAHNVPEEQQVLDWYCEFTGRSSVPDWNFFLAFSLFRLAAIVQGVYHRALQGNASNADALEVGKRASLLADIGWEIAQKG
- a CDS encoding acyl-CoA dehydrogenase family protein translates to MFELSPRVQELKDQLNAFMDEHIYPNEALFYEQVKLNKWGHPPILEELKKKARSQGLWNLFLPHSERGAGLNNEEYAHLCEIMGRVSFAGEVFNCSAPDTGNMETIERYGNEAQKEQWLKPLLAGEIRSCFSMTEPDVASSDATNIQCEIRREGDEYVINGTKWWSSGALNEHCKIAIVMGKTDPNAPKHLQQSMILVPLDSPGVTIVRDLHVFGYDHAPHGHAEIIYDNVRVPASNMLLGEGRGFEIAQGRLGPGRIHHCMRSIGIAERALEAMCRRAAERVAFGKPLYKHGSTAEAIAKSRCEIDQARLLTLHAARSMDLYGNKVARQQIAMIKAVAPTMACNVIDRAIQVHGAKGVCQDSFLASAYAKARTLRLADGPDEVHLGTIAKLEMGQYL
- the surE gene encoding 5'/3'-nucleotidase SurE; this translates as MSKPIKRVLLTNDDGWREPGLKVLEDIAHEIAEEVWIVSPDLDQSGVSMSISLHQPLRVHHFGERRFSVSGTPSDCVMLGVSELMPEPPDLVLSGVNNGANISDSVAYSGTIGGALTATLLNIPAIALSQAYHKGSDTHWETARQYGPGVVRQLLESGWPTDCAMNINFPARAPAEVTGVAICRARAGSIGGINIESRRDTRDVPYFWLGFQRQTERIIGLDTDVGALRAGRISISPLRFERDIASWQIDSDALARRLGIEPRDDDTAAVPADDPSIDH
- a CDS encoding SDR family NAD(P)-dependent oxidoreductase, with amino-acid sequence MSKLFDLTGKVAIITGSTKGIGKAIAEEYAKAGAKVVISSRKADACEQVAGELQAQGFDALPVACHVGDKAQLQNLVDKTLQAFGKIDILVCNAATNPVYGPTHQVSDEAFDKIMGTNVKGTFWLCNMVIPHMVEQGGGSIVLLSSIAGLRASANIGVYGMSKAAEAGLARNLSLEWGPKGIRVNSIAPGLIRTDFAQALLEDPDRLRKVEEKLPLRRVGEPVDIAGVALFLASAAGAYVTGQTIVADGGDTIA